The region CTTTAAGGTCTTTGCCTCAATATGTAATTGGTTTCTCTTTAGGTACAGCCTTGCCTCTTCGATTTGTCCTGTACCATTTTTTACATTAAACTTTCCTGAATCACCGATAATCCGGTCTTCGCCTATCCTAATGAATACTTCACCATAGGCCCAAACGTCTCCTGTTTCCCAGTTAAAAGTGATACGGTCACCGCTAATCGAAATATCTTCGCCTTTTACAAAAACATTGCCAACACCGACCACAACCTTTGATGAATGGTAAAAGATGAGTTGTTGGGCACTAACATCCCATTTTCCTTTGTCTTTGGGCCCATTATTTTCCAATGTTGACAATGTAGAAGACTTTGCATCTACATTTTCAGCAAGACGTGCATCCAGATAGTCTGGTATTAGACAAATACTCGCAAGGACTATTACCATCACCATAGGCACAAAATGTTTATTATTCATTTGCAAGTAACTTCTTAGCATTGGCATTTTTCCTGAGCTTCAAGATTACGTTATTTCTCCAAAACATCCTCAATCCTATCTTTGCCATGGTAGGGATTGAAAGGGGTTTTGACACCACATCTACTTTTCCTTTTTTTATCGCTTCGATTACTGAGACAGGATCTTCCTCACAGTAGATATTTGAATACGTGTGTCCGAATTGCAGTCTTTGATGTGCATCAGATGTTCCTACTAGGGGTAGCCCGGCTTTTTTTGCCAATCTTGCAGCGGGTCTGTTAAAATCCACTGTCTTTGAATAAAAATGTGATACTTCAACAGCATCAAATATGTGAATATACTTTAGGAAATACCCCCTCAATGCGCAGGTCCCTGGGAAAAAAGGGTGTGGGGCCACAATAAGTGTATTGGTATCCTTTAGCTCTTCCAAAGACTCTAATGAATCGCGCCTTATCTTTTGGGGATCAACATTGTAAACGAGTACATGCCTGCCTTTAATTGTAAGCTCTATTCCAGGGATAAGGGTTATCCCTCGTTCACGAGCATAGTCCTTTAGATATTCAGAATAGGTTAAGGTGTTATGATTAGTAATAGACAGGACCTTAAACCCCTCTTGGGCCGCCATATCAATAAGCTCAAAGGACGAATAATAGATAAGGTCTTCAGGATCCTCACGCGTATGAATATGTATGTCTGCCTTGAGCGCTAGATTCATCTAATGGGGTGCTCTCCTTATCTTTAGCACATACAATAACGGAGAAAGTAAAACTTCCAATAAAAAAATAGAGTTACTATTGCAACAATGTCGTAATAGGTCAATGAAAGCCTATCCTTCAAGACTATTAGAGGGACAAGTGCCTCTGGAATCTGGTCGAGGCCTGTGGCCTTGGCTCCACTCTTCAACCCACATCTCCTCTTTATAAAAGAAGATAAAAGGTCTGAAAACATAGAAATTACCGATAGTAGGGCTCCAGTAACAAGAGAAAAACCAATTAAGCGAGAAAAGAGGGCAGTACAAACTATACTGGAAATAACTCCTCTTATTGTCTTATGAGACCCCAAAATTGGTCTACCATCAATCCATTTGACTCCAAGGTCCAAGGGTAAAGAAAATCTGTCTTTTAAAATTAAACGAGCAAGGATAGGGGCACTATTTGCAATGCTAAGAAGGAGTAATACGAGAAGATCCTTTCTAATCAGTGGCCACCATTCCAAAAATAAGCACTCTCCTGTCCCCAATTATAGGTAGCTTTGTCTCTCGATACCATATCTTCCATCCATCTTGGACAAGTAAAGGCCTAGCACTTTCTATTTCTTGAAGTCCCTTGGGCCCTTTCATTAGTATAAAACGCCCTCTTT is a window of Dissulfuribacter thermophilus DNA encoding:
- a CDS encoding CDP-archaeol synthase, whose protein sequence is MEWWPLIRKDLLVLLLLSIANSAPILARLILKDRFSLPLDLGVKWIDGRPILGSHKTIRGVISSIVCTALFSRLIGFSLVTGALLSVISMFSDLLSSFIKRRCGLKSGAKATGLDQIPEALVPLIVLKDRLSLTYYDIVAIVTLFFYWKFYFLRYCMC
- a CDS encoding PHP-associated domain-containing protein; this translates as MNLALKADIHIHTREDPEDLIYYSSFELIDMAAQEGFKVLSITNHNTLTYSEYLKDYARERGITLIPGIELTIKGRHVLVYNVDPQKIRRDSLESLEELKDTNTLIVAPHPFFPGTCALRGYFLKYIHIFDAVEVSHFYSKTVDFNRPAARLAKKAGLPLVGTSDAHQRLQFGHTYSNIYCEEDPVSVIEAIKKGKVDVVSKPLSIPTMAKIGLRMFWRNNVILKLRKNANAKKLLANE